The Terriglobus tenax genome contains a region encoding:
- the parS gene encoding type II RES/Xre toxin-antitoxin system antitoxin — MVQIGDWLGLDAPATEAGVLKIVEARLSPTVIARLSELGLERAEIDEVVIPSRTLQHRKAKREKLTVEESDRVLRVIRVLSAAEATYGSRERALAWLRRPQTRLDSRSPLSLLKTDTGSRIVEELLVQIDEGYFV, encoded by the coding sequence ATGGTCCAGATCGGAGACTGGCTGGGGCTGGATGCTCCGGCGACTGAGGCCGGCGTGCTGAAGATCGTCGAGGCGCGCCTGTCGCCCACGGTCATTGCCCGTCTCTCGGAGCTCGGCCTGGAACGCGCGGAGATTGACGAGGTAGTGATTCCCTCGCGTACATTGCAGCACCGCAAGGCAAAGCGCGAGAAGCTGACGGTCGAGGAGTCCGACCGCGTGCTGCGGGTCATTCGCGTGCTCTCGGCAGCCGAGGCGACCTATGGCTCGCGTGAGCGGGCGCTGGCGTGGCTGCGCCGTCCGCAAACGCGGCTGGATAGCCGCTCACCGCTCTCCCTGCTGAAGACGGATACCGGCAGCCGCATTGTGGAAGAGCTACTCGTGCAGATTGACGAAGGTTACTTCGTTTAG
- a CDS encoding vWA domain-containing protein produces the protein MKKSFLAALLLLSPAVFAQDDPTPTIRVNTNLVQVPVSVDYKGERLYGLKAEQFEVKDNGIVQKIRLDEDADLQGVALFVLVQCGREAVMQFGNISGLPTMVESIVGGAPKLIAVARYASGPELLQDFTGNMEKTNMTLNGIKPCEDGNANTLDAVKYAAEALSKRPSKYRRAILLIGETRDHGSKIKPEAVVEELGRSNVVVDSVSFNPGKTEIINSLFHGQMGSGPLGLLVMAVNALKKNVPKTLSELSGGEYINFSGQKGFDNGMLKLSNHIHDYYLLSFQPPMNVEPGLHSISITVPEYPGAKLRARQSYWAGPAATQ, from the coding sequence ATGAAGAAGAGCTTCCTCGCCGCGCTTCTGCTGCTCTCTCCCGCCGTCTTCGCCCAGGACGACCCCACACCGACCATTCGCGTGAACACCAACCTGGTGCAGGTGCCCGTCTCAGTGGACTACAAGGGCGAGCGGCTCTATGGCCTGAAGGCAGAGCAGTTTGAGGTCAAGGACAACGGCATTGTGCAGAAGATCCGGCTGGATGAAGACGCCGACCTGCAGGGCGTTGCGCTGTTTGTCCTGGTCCAGTGCGGACGCGAGGCGGTCATGCAGTTCGGCAACATCAGTGGCCTTCCCACCATGGTCGAGAGCATCGTTGGCGGAGCCCCAAAGCTGATTGCCGTAGCCCGCTATGCCTCCGGCCCGGAGCTGTTGCAGGACTTTACCGGCAACATGGAAAAGACCAACATGACGCTGAACGGCATCAAGCCCTGCGAAGACGGCAACGCCAACACGCTGGACGCGGTGAAGTACGCCGCCGAAGCGTTGTCGAAGCGGCCCAGCAAGTACCGCCGCGCCATCCTGCTGATCGGCGAAACCCGCGACCACGGCAGCAAGATCAAGCCGGAAGCCGTCGTGGAAGAGCTTGGCCGGTCAAATGTTGTCGTCGACTCGGTCAGCTTCAACCCCGGCAAGACAGAGATCATCAACAGCCTGTTCCACGGCCAGATGGGATCCGGCCCGCTGGGCCTGCTGGTGATGGCCGTCAACGCGTTGAAGAAGAATGTGCCGAAAACACTGTCTGAACTCTCCGGCGGCGAGTACATCAATTTCAGCGGCCAGAAGGGCTTCGACAACGGCATGTTGAAGCTGTCCAACCACATCCACGATTACTACCTGCTCAGCTTCCAGCCGCCCATGAACGTGGAACCGGGACTGCACAGCATCTCGATTACCGTGCCTGAATACCCCGGCGCAAAACTGCGCGCACGGCAAAGTTACTGGGCCGGACCTGCGGCCACACAGTAA
- a CDS encoding RidA family protein, giving the protein MSETKKTAVSTSDAPAAIGPYSQAIRVGDTLYTSGQVALDPATGNLIEGGIEAQTVRVLENLKAVLAAAGLNFANVLKTTVFLKDMKDFAAMNAIYATYLAPEGVIAPARSTIQVAALPKDALVEIEVIAKESA; this is encoded by the coding sequence ATGAGCGAAACCAAGAAGACCGCCGTCTCCACCTCGGACGCCCCGGCCGCTATCGGCCCCTACTCGCAGGCCATTCGTGTGGGCGACACTCTGTACACCTCCGGCCAGGTAGCCCTGGACCCCGCCACCGGCAACCTGATCGAGGGCGGCATTGAGGCGCAGACCGTCCGCGTTCTGGAAAACCTGAAGGCCGTTCTGGCCGCAGCGGGGCTGAACTTCGCCAATGTGCTGAAGACCACCGTTTTCCTGAAGGATATGAAGGACTTCGCAGCCATGAACGCCATCTACGCCACCTACCTGGCGCCCGAGGGCGTGATCGCACCGGCCCGCTCCACCATCCAGGTGGCGGCCCTGCCCAAGGACGCACTGGTCGAGATCGAGGTTATCGCCAAGGAATCCGCATAA
- the msrB gene encoding peptide-methionine (R)-S-oxide reductase MsrB yields MADTPVPDLQTTGGKIQKTEEEWRQLLTPEQFHILRQKGTEPAFTGALYHNHEDGIYRCAACGAELFTSDKKFDSGSGWPSFWNPVSADAIVAHEDSSYGMRRIEVTCAKCGGHLGHVFPDGPRPTGLRYCINSASLEFDKEPK; encoded by the coding sequence ATGGCTGACACCCCTGTGCCCGATCTGCAAACGACCGGCGGCAAGATCCAGAAAACCGAAGAGGAGTGGCGCCAGCTTCTGACCCCGGAGCAGTTCCATATCCTTCGTCAGAAGGGTACGGAACCGGCGTTTACCGGCGCCCTGTACCACAACCACGAGGACGGCATTTACCGCTGCGCCGCCTGCGGGGCCGAACTGTTTACCTCCGACAAGAAGTTCGACTCCGGGTCCGGCTGGCCCAGCTTCTGGAATCCGGTCTCGGCGGACGCTATTGTGGCGCATGAGGATTCCAGTTACGGCATGCGCCGGATTGAGGTGACCTGCGCCAAATGCGGCGGCCACCTGGGCCACGTCTTTCCGGACGGCCCACGCCCCACCGGCCTGCGCTACTGCATTAACTCCGCCTCGCTGGAGTTTGACAAGGAACCGAAGTAA
- the aspS gene encoding aspartate--tRNA ligase, giving the protein MTLDFLGSTTRTHRCGELRAADAGKPVVLMGWINRRRDHGDLIFLDLRDRTGITQVVLDKSLSGADALAKAEAARPEFVIAAIGKVRLRDADLINPKMPTGEIEVLATELLLLNDAKTPPFSPADDAIQNEEMRLKYRYIDLRRSEMQHNFLVRHKVNQAIRQTLSDEGFLEIETPFMTRSTPEGARDYLVPSRVHPGTFYALPQSPQIFKQILMISGFDRYFQVARCFRDEDLRADRQPEFTQIDLEMTFPTQDQVFAVVERFLTAAFSAATGEKINAPFLRMTYDEAIRKYGIDKPDMRLPAMADLTDVLTPELRTTLKIEQNRPVLGFVIPGVGELSSTARKSLLSEVRASFGDSGLDLLDLVRLRTAEQFVPLADAISAKLNIELAAFNGSSLTANDLAVVVTPKLETPEMWNYDRLWIWKRVGALRLELAKKYADKHGLFEKKGVPEDYKFLWVTDFPMYEWNEEKKVWDAAHHPFTSPHEEDIKSGALFNDKGAVRASAYDVVLNGLELGSGSIRIHRKDVQAEIFRSLGMTDEEAKERFGFFLDALEYGTPPHGGIALGIDRIVMLLAGAQSLREVIAFPKTAKAIDLMVDAPSAPTEMQMKELHLKTTVRS; this is encoded by the coding sequence GTGACACTGGATTTCTTAGGTTCCACTACCCGCACCCACCGTTGCGGAGAGCTTCGCGCCGCTGACGCCGGCAAACCCGTAGTCCTGATGGGCTGGATCAACCGCCGCCGCGATCACGGCGATCTGATCTTCCTCGATCTGCGTGACCGCACCGGCATCACCCAGGTGGTGCTCGACAAGTCGCTCTCCGGCGCGGACGCATTGGCGAAAGCCGAAGCCGCCCGCCCCGAGTTTGTCATCGCAGCCATCGGCAAGGTCCGACTGCGCGACGCTGACCTGATCAACCCGAAGATGCCTACCGGCGAAATTGAAGTGCTGGCCACCGAGCTGCTTCTGCTCAACGACGCCAAGACGCCGCCCTTCTCGCCCGCCGACGACGCCATTCAGAACGAAGAGATGCGCCTGAAGTACCGCTACATCGACCTGCGCCGCAGCGAGATGCAGCATAACTTCCTGGTGCGTCATAAGGTCAACCAGGCCATCCGCCAGACGCTCTCCGACGAGGGCTTCCTCGAGATTGAAACGCCGTTCATGACGCGCAGCACCCCCGAGGGCGCGCGCGACTACCTGGTGCCCTCGCGGGTGCACCCCGGCACCTTCTACGCTCTGCCGCAGTCGCCGCAGATCTTCAAGCAGATCCTCATGATCTCCGGCTTCGACCGCTACTTTCAGGTCGCCCGCTGCTTCCGTGACGAGGACCTGCGCGCCGACCGCCAGCCGGAGTTCACGCAGATCGACCTGGAGATGACCTTCCCCACGCAGGACCAGGTCTTCGCCGTGGTGGAGCGCTTCCTGACGGCTGCATTCTCTGCTGCAACAGGAGAAAAGATCAATGCGCCCTTCCTGCGGATGACCTACGACGAGGCGATCCGCAAGTACGGCATCGACAAGCCGGACATGCGTCTGCCCGCAATGGCTGACCTGACCGACGTCCTGACGCCCGAGCTGCGCACCACCCTGAAGATTGAGCAGAACCGTCCTGTACTTGGCTTCGTGATTCCGGGCGTGGGCGAGCTTTCGAGCACCGCCCGCAAGTCGCTGCTCAGCGAGGTTCGCGCCAGCTTCGGCGACAGCGGTCTTGACCTGCTGGACCTGGTCCGCTTGCGTACAGCCGAGCAGTTTGTTCCGCTGGCCGACGCCATCTCCGCCAAGCTGAACATCGAGCTGGCAGCCTTCAACGGATCGTCGCTGACCGCGAACGATCTGGCCGTAGTCGTCACGCCAAAGCTTGAGACACCGGAGATGTGGAACTACGACCGCCTCTGGATCTGGAAGCGCGTTGGCGCTCTGCGCCTGGAACTGGCGAAGAAGTACGCCGACAAGCACGGCCTCTTTGAAAAGAAGGGCGTCCCGGAAGACTACAAATTCCTCTGGGTGACCGACTTCCCGATGTACGAGTGGAACGAGGAGAAGAAGGTATGGGATGCTGCCCACCACCCGTTCACCTCGCCGCACGAAGAAGACATCAAGAGCGGCGCCCTGTTCAACGACAAGGGCGCGGTCCGCGCCTCAGCCTATGACGTGGTGCTGAACGGCCTGGAGCTTGGCTCCGGCTCGATCCGTATCCACCGCAAGGACGTGCAGGCGGAAATCTTCCGTTCGTTGGGTATGACGGACGAAGAGGCCAAGGAGCGCTTCGGCTTCTTCCTCGACGCTCTGGAGTATGGCACGCCCCCGCACGGCGGCATCGCCCTGGGCATCGACCGTATCGTGATGCTGCTGGCCGGTGCGCAGAGCCTGCGCGAAGTCATCGCCTTCCCGAAGACCGCCAAGGCCATCGACCTGATGGTCGACGCGCCCAGCGCACCGACCGAGATGCAGATGAAGGAACTTCATCTGAAGACGACGGTTCGCAGCTAG
- the rbsK gene encoding ribokinase — MQKSVLVIGSLNLDLVIHAERIPLPGETVRGLGYEELLGGKGANQAVAAARLGASVRMGGRVGSDAYGHSLLDGLTAAGVNAAGVQVSEGPSGLAVITHAASGQNSIVVQPGANGAVTAADIVEMEFSGVGLVLLQLEIPMEAVCAAAKTARQAGVPVMLDPAPVQAFSNDLLQAVTWLTPNETEAAALTGGVFPPQETAEKLLAMGCRNVVLKLGECGAFLMGSDCEPVLVPSFAVKAVDTTAAGDCFNGAFAARLLAGDAPAEAARYANGAAAISVTRMGAQASMPSQDEVAELLENHR; from the coding sequence GTGCAGAAATCTGTTCTTGTGATCGGCAGCCTGAACCTTGACCTTGTTATCCATGCAGAGCGTATTCCTTTGCCGGGCGAGACGGTGCGTGGTCTTGGGTATGAAGAGTTGCTTGGCGGTAAGGGTGCGAATCAGGCTGTGGCTGCCGCACGACTTGGAGCCAGCGTGCGCATGGGTGGCCGTGTTGGCAGCGATGCCTATGGGCATTCGCTGCTGGATGGACTGACTGCTGCGGGTGTGAATGCTGCCGGCGTGCAGGTGAGTGAAGGTCCTTCCGGGCTTGCGGTCATTACCCATGCTGCGAGTGGGCAGAACAGCATCGTGGTGCAGCCCGGGGCCAATGGTGCTGTGACTGCTGCAGACATTGTGGAGATGGAATTTTCGGGAGTGGGTCTCGTGCTCCTGCAACTGGAGATTCCCATGGAAGCGGTGTGTGCCGCCGCTAAAACTGCGCGACAGGCAGGCGTGCCGGTGATGCTTGATCCTGCTCCTGTGCAGGCATTTTCGAACGACCTGTTGCAGGCCGTTACCTGGCTTACGCCGAATGAAACCGAAGCCGCCGCATTGACCGGCGGTGTGTTTCCTCCGCAGGAGACGGCGGAGAAGCTGCTCGCCATGGGCTGCCGCAACGTTGTGCTGAAGCTGGGCGAGTGCGGAGCGTTTCTGATGGGCTCCGATTGTGAACCGGTGCTGGTGCCATCGTTTGCGGTGAAGGCTGTCGATACGACCGCAGCAGGGGATTGCTTCAACGGAGCATTTGCCGCACGCCTGCTTGCGGGAGATGCGCCCGCTGAAGCCGCGCGGTATGCCAATGGGGCTGCGGCGATCTCTGTCACACGCATGGGAGCACAGGCATCGATGCCGTCGCAGGATGAGGTTGCGGAGTTACTCGAGAATCACCGTTAA